The Nocardioides sp. S5 genome includes a window with the following:
- the hutH gene encoding histidine ammonia-lyase: protein MSMQNIQVGVGPVSFEDLVRVARDGAAVELTSDALEAVDRARAVVEALAAGETPTYGVSTGFGALATRHIPTEMRAQLQRSLVRSHAAGSGPEVEREVVRALMLLRLSTLATGRTGVRRGTAQLLADLLTHGITPVVREYGSLGCSGDLAPLSHCALALMGEGEVRDASGTLVPAADALAAAGLAPVELAAKEGLALINGTDGMLGMLVMAIADLRMLLRTADVAAAMSVEGQLGTDRVFAPELQAIRPHPGQALSAANLTALMAGSAIVASHRTGPDSSVECNRVQDAYSLRCSPQVHGAARDTVEHAATVAGRELASAVDNPVVMVGPDGQGRVESNGNFHGAPVGYVLDFLAIVAADVASISERRTDRFLDRARSHGLPPFLADDPGVDSGHMIAQYTQASIVSELKRLAVPASVDSIPSSAMQEDHVSMGWNAARKLRRSVDGLSRVVAVEVLTAARALDLRAPLTPSPATGAVVELLRSSGIQGPGPDRHLSPEIEAAVGLVQSGAVLAAAESVIGELQ from the coding sequence ATGAGCATGCAGAACATCCAGGTCGGGGTCGGTCCCGTCTCCTTCGAGGACCTCGTGCGGGTCGCCCGCGACGGGGCCGCCGTCGAGCTCACCAGCGACGCCCTCGAGGCCGTCGACCGCGCCCGGGCCGTCGTCGAGGCGCTGGCCGCCGGCGAGACGCCGACCTACGGCGTCAGCACCGGCTTCGGCGCCCTCGCCACCCGCCACATCCCGACCGAGATGCGCGCCCAGCTCCAGCGCTCGCTCGTCCGCTCGCACGCGGCCGGCTCCGGTCCGGAGGTCGAGCGGGAGGTCGTCCGGGCGCTGATGCTGCTGCGCCTCTCGACCTTGGCGACCGGACGCACCGGCGTACGCCGTGGGACCGCGCAGCTGCTGGCGGACCTGCTCACGCACGGCATCACGCCGGTGGTGCGGGAGTACGGCTCGCTCGGGTGCTCGGGCGACCTCGCGCCGCTGTCGCACTGCGCGCTGGCGCTGATGGGGGAGGGCGAGGTGCGTGACGCCTCGGGCACCCTTGTGCCGGCCGCCGACGCGCTCGCCGCCGCTGGTCTCGCCCCGGTCGAGCTCGCGGCCAAGGAGGGCCTGGCCCTCATCAACGGCACCGACGGCATGCTCGGCATGCTGGTCATGGCGATCGCCGACCTCCGGATGCTGCTGCGCACCGCCGACGTCGCCGCCGCGATGAGCGTCGAGGGCCAGCTCGGCACCGACCGGGTCTTCGCGCCGGAGCTGCAGGCCATCCGCCCGCACCCCGGCCAGGCGCTGTCGGCGGCGAACCTCACCGCGCTCATGGCGGGCTCCGCGATCGTGGCCTCGCACCGCACCGGGCCGGACAGCTCGGTGGAGTGCAACCGGGTGCAGGACGCCTACTCCCTGCGCTGCTCGCCACAGGTGCACGGCGCCGCCCGCGACACCGTCGAGCACGCCGCCACGGTCGCGGGCCGCGAGCTCGCCAGTGCGGTCGACAACCCGGTCGTCATGGTCGGACCTGACGGGCAGGGTCGCGTGGAGTCCAACGGCAACTTCCACGGCGCCCCGGTCGGCTACGTGCTCGACTTCCTCGCGATCGTCGCCGCCGACGTGGCCTCGATCAGCGAGCGGCGTACGGACCGGTTCCTCGACCGGGCGCGCAGCCACGGGCTCCCGCCCTTCCTGGCCGACGACCCCGGGGTGGACAGCGGGCACATGATCGCGCAGTACACCCAGGCCTCGATCGTCTCCGAGCTCAAGCGGCTCGCAGTCCCGGCCTCGGTCGACTCCATCCCCTCGAGCGCGATGCAGGAGGACCACGTCTCGATGGGCTGGAACGCCGCGCGCAAGCTGCGCCGCTCAGTCGACGGCCTGTCGCGGGTGGTCGCCGTCGAGGTGCTCACCGCCGCTCGCGCGCTCGACCTGCGGGCGCCGCTGACCCCGTCACCCGCCACCGGTGCGGTCGTCGAGCTCCTGCGGTCCTCCGGCATCCAGGGCCCGGGGCCCGACCGCCACCTCTCGCCCGAGATCGAGGCCGCCGTCGGTCTCGTCCAGTCCGGCGCGGTCCTCGCCGCCGCCGAGTCCGTGATCGGAGAACTCCAGTGA